In Quercus robur chromosome 11, dhQueRobu3.1, whole genome shotgun sequence, the following proteins share a genomic window:
- the LOC126707034 gene encoding protein DEEPER ROOTING 1-like has product MLQEPQKEELSDYHHGLLAIGTFGEHNLKDDQVRRNLEGNLSSSEDHLQDLTLEELGKLQKDLNLLLHEQVESTRSKESEATNLQLLDRESSLEAGLKVDINSYSDESKSKDSSLQLSTSIVLNRGKGIGSDNIKGAIGKKSLSFLLKKIFVCRSGFSPAPSLRDQLLELRMEKFVAVVVAVAVGSWVVATAIGCAFVYLLGFG; this is encoded by the exons ATGCTACAAGAGCCTCAAAAAGAAGAACTCAGCGACTATCATCATGGATTGCTAGCAATTGGGACATTTGGGGAGCACAATTTGAAAGATGATCAAGTGAGGAGAAATCTTGAAGGGAATTTATCTTCCTCCGAAGATCATCTACAAGATCTTACACTTGAAGAATTGGGAAAGCTTCAGAAGGATTTGAACTTGTTATTGCATGAACAGGTTGAGTCAACTCGCTCTAAAGAATCGGAAGCAACTAATCTTCAATTGCTGGATAGAGAGTCAAGCTTGGAAGCTGGTCTAAAAGTAGATATAAACTCATATTCTGATGAGTCAAAGAGCAAAGATAGTAGTCTCCAGCTTAGCACCAGCATAGTTCTGAATAGAGGAAAAGGTATTGGTTCGGATAATATTAAGGGTGCCATTGGCAAAAAATCATTGTCTTTTCTTcttaagaaaatatttgtttgcaGAAGTGGATTCTCACCTGCTCCAAGTTTAAGAGATCAACTCCTAGAATTAAGAATGGAGAAG TTTGTGGCGGTGGTTGTAGCGGTGGCTGTTGGTTCTTGGGTGGTGGCGACTGCCATTGGCTGTGCATTTGTATATTTGCTGGGTTTtggataa